One part of the Kryptolebias marmoratus isolate JLee-2015 linkage group LG2, ASM164957v2, whole genome shotgun sequence genome encodes these proteins:
- the LOC108236018 gene encoding post-GPI attachment to proteins factor 2-like codes for MLQGSNILGHEKPLVIRISFASCVLGTVCLPLLGLITCVSISSLFHFDDATGTHCQVPNYLPSISASISLSPECYIWRFCIGLHSAPRLLVAFTYFRFYKTRFAARVPESPLSCLSLAFSVSENLGLLLLTYVSSTETYFVHKEGFVLFIVSSLIYMLITCRLWKSIKKFSISPEDAKSHHWKVRFLLLNVCFCIFAGFFYWKHNMYCESGSYTFFALFEYLVVFSNMAFHLTAVWDFKSREIVIISSSEDKDF; via the exons ATGCTACAAGGCTCAAATATTTTGGGGCATGAGAAGCCCCTGGTCATCAGGATATCATTTGCCTCTTGTGTTCTGGGAACTGTGTGCCTGCCACTGCTTGGACTAATAACTTGTGTCTCCATATCctctctttttcattttgatgatGCTACTGGAACTCATTGTCAG gttcCTAATTATCTGCCATCTATTAGTGCCTCAATAAGCCTGAGTCCTGAATGCTACATTTGGCGGTTCTGCATCGGGCTGCACTCTGCGCCGAGGCTTCTGGTGGCCTTTACCTACTTCAGATTTTACAAGACCCGCTTTGCTGCCAGGGTCCCCGAGAGTCCACTCAGCTGCCTGAGCCTGGCTTTCTCTGTTTCTGAGAACCTTGGCCTCCTGCTACTCACATATGTGTCATCCACAGAGACGTACT TTGTGCATAAGGAGGGTTTTGTCCTGTTCATTGTGAGTTCTCTGATCTACATGCTGATTACATGTCGTCTGTGGAAGTCTATTAAAAAGTTTTCCATAAGTCCCGAG GATGCCAAGTCTCATCACTGGAAGGTGCGTTTCTTACTTCTCAATGTGTGCTTCTGCATTTTTGCTGGATTCTTTTATTGGAAACACAACATGTACTGTGAATCAGGAA GTTACACATTTTTTGCCCTGTTTGAGTACCTTGTGGTCTTCTCCAACATGGCTTTCCATCTGACAGCTGTGTGGGATTTTAAGAGCCGGGAGATTGTGATCATTTCATCCTCTGAGGATAAAGACTTCTGA